One segment of Takifugu rubripes chromosome 5, fTakRub1.2, whole genome shotgun sequence DNA contains the following:
- the LOC101075363 gene encoding methyltransferase-like 26 B isoform X2, with protein MLLSPQAERNWESLCCVLEDVLENQSHRQLFALELGSGTGQHVIRFAQKMPFVTWQPSDITQECLDSIKAYIAATRLKTVLQPVQLDAGQPWEQWAGVSRGSCDIIAAINLGVFTGAGQVLKQNGLLLTYGVFAINGTITPACNEKLDSELRKLNPEWGLPDMDVLRQLAYTNGLRLERIIEMEDFFKCLIFRKT; from the exons ATGCTGCTGTCCCCCCAGGCAGAGAGGAACTGGGAGAGCCTGTGCTGTGTGCTGGAAGATGTCCTGGAGAACCAGTCCCACAGGCAACTGTTTGCACTTGAGTTGGGCTCTGGAACTGGGCAGCACGTTATACGTTTTGCCCAGAAGATGCCTTTTGTTACCTGGCAGCCTTCGGACATCACACAGGAGTGTCTGGACAG CATCAAGGCGTACATCGCTGCGACCCGGCTGAAGACGGTGCTGCAGCCGGTGCAGCTGGATGCCGGTCAGCCGTGGGAGCAATGGGCAGGGGTGTCCCGGGGATCCTGTGACATCATCGCTGCCATTAACCTG GGTGTCTTTACTGGAGCGGGCCAGGTCCTCAAGCAAAACGGCCTGTTGCTAACATACGGG GTGTTCGCTATCAACGGCACCATTACACCGGCATGCAATGAAAAACTGGATTCAGAGCTACGGAAGTT AAATCCAGAGTGGGGTCTTCCTGACATGGATGTCCTCAGACAGCTGGCCTACACCAATGGGCTGCGTCTGGAGCGGATT attgaGATGGAAGACTTCTTCAAATGCCTCATCTTTAGAAAAACCTGA
- the LOC101075363 gene encoding methyltransferase-like 26 B isoform X1, whose translation MLLSPQAERNWESLCCVLEDVLENQSHRQLFALELGSGTGQHVIRFAQKMPFVTWQPSDITQECLDSIKAYIAATRLKTVLQPVQLDAGQPWEQWAGVSRGSCDIIAAINLVQYCSFKTAQGVFTGAGQVLKQNGLLLTYGVFAINGTITPACNEKLDSELRKLNPEWGLPDMDVLRQLAYTNGLRLERIIEMEDFFKCLIFRKT comes from the exons ATGCTGCTGTCCCCCCAGGCAGAGAGGAACTGGGAGAGCCTGTGCTGTGTGCTGGAAGATGTCCTGGAGAACCAGTCCCACAGGCAACTGTTTGCACTTGAGTTGGGCTCTGGAACTGGGCAGCACGTTATACGTTTTGCCCAGAAGATGCCTTTTGTTACCTGGCAGCCTTCGGACATCACACAGGAGTGTCTGGACAG CATCAAGGCGTACATCGCTGCGACCCGGCTGAAGACGGTGCTGCAGCCGGTGCAGCTGGATGCCGGTCAGCCGTGGGAGCAATGGGCAGGGGTGTCCCGGGGATCCTGTGACATCATCGCTGCCATTAACCTGGTGCAGTACTGCTCCTTCAAAACAGCACAG GGTGTCTTTACTGGAGCGGGCCAGGTCCTCAAGCAAAACGGCCTGTTGCTAACATACGGG GTGTTCGCTATCAACGGCACCATTACACCGGCATGCAATGAAAAACTGGATTCAGAGCTACGGAAGTT AAATCCAGAGTGGGGTCTTCCTGACATGGATGTCCTCAGACAGCTGGCCTACACCAATGGGCTGCGTCTGGAGCGGATT attgaGATGGAAGACTTCTTCAAATGCCTCATCTTTAGAAAAACCTGA